A window from Sus scrofa isolate TJ Tabasco breed Duroc chromosome 2, Sscrofa11.1, whole genome shotgun sequence encodes these proteins:
- the LOC110259512 gene encoding protocadherin beta-4-like has protein sequence MSASGPTMETREGIQPNRQVVFIVMVFLSQAHPAPIRYSVLEESESGSFIAHLTKDLGLGIGELADRSARIVSDDDKQRLQLDHQTGDLLWREKPDREELCGPTEPCILPFQVFLEAPVQFVEGELLIQDINDHSPVFPDREILLKIPENSQPGAVFPLQFAQDLDVGSNGLQNYTISPNSHFHVVTRNHSDDQKYPDLVQDKALDREEQPELSLTLTALDGGSPPRSGTSMVRILVMDVNDNAPEFVTSPYEVQVLENSPLDSPILTVLARDRDAGNFGKVSYGFFQASDEIKQTFSINEVTGEIRLTKKLDFEQMKSYHLKIEATDGGGLSGKGTVVIEVVDVNDNAPELTISSLTSSVPENSPETVVAVFRIRDRDSGDNGKMICSIPDNLPFVLKPTFKNYYTLVTESPLDREERAEYNITISVSDLGTPRRHTQHNLTVRVADVNDNAPAFSQPAYTLRVRENNSPALHIGTVRATDADAGANAQLTYSLLPPSDPHLPLASLVAINPDTGQLFALRALDYEALRAFDFQVRAADRGAPALSSQARVRVLVADANDHAPVVLYPPPNASAPCTELLPRAAEPGYLLAKVVAVDGDAGQNAWLSYRLLQATEPGLFGVGAHSGEVRTARPLSERDAPRQRLLLLVRDHGEPPLSASVPLHVLLVDGFSQPYLPPPEAPGRAPGAGAGADEPLTVALVGALACVSALLVGALLALAAGRLCRRGGAASAGGCAGPAEGGVPGQLLDVGGTGTLAHGYRYEVCLAGDRRTGEFQFLKPVFPNLLLQDPEGEIKNSPNFRNSLVLN, from the coding sequence ATGTCAGCATCCGGACCCACCATGGAGACTCGAGAGGGAATTCAGCCGAACAGGCAAGTAGTCTTTATCGTGATGGTATTCCTGTCTCAGGCTCACCCCGCGCCTATTCGTTACTCTGTGCTGGAAGAATCAGAGAGCGGCTCCTTTATAGCTCATCTGACTAAGGACCTGGGCTTGGGAATCGGGGAACTGGCGGACCGCTCCGCCAGGATAGTGTCTGACGATGACAAGCAGCGCTTGCAGCTGGATCATCAGACCGGAGACTTGCTTTGGAGGGAGAAACCAGATCGGGAAGAGCTGTGTGGCCCCACTGAACCCTGTATACTGCCTTTCCAAGTATTCCTAGAAGCTCCGGTGCAGTTTGTTGAAGGGGAATTACTAATTCAGGACATCAACGACCACTCCCCAGTATTCCCGGACAGGGAAATACTCCTGAAAATACCAGAAAACAGCCAGCCAGGGGCTGTATTTCCCCTGCAATTCGCTCAGGATTTGGATGTGGGCAGCAATGGTCTTCAAAATTACACCATCAGCCCCAATTCTCATTTTCACGTTGTCACTCGAAATCATAGTGACGACCAGAAATACCCAGATTTGGTGCAGGACAAAGCACTGGATCGAGAGGAGCAGCCTGAGCTCAGCTTAACCCTCACGGCACTGGATGGTGGGTCTCCACCTCGGTCTGGCACCAGCATGGTGCGAATCCTGGTCATGGACGTCAATGACAATGCGCCTGAGTTTGTGACCTCTCCATATGAGGTGCAGGTTCTGGAAAACAGCCCCCTTGACTCCCCCATACTTACTGTTTTAGCTAGGGATAGAGATGCTGGAAACTTCGGGAAGGTCTCCTATGGCTTCTTCCAAGCATCAGATGAAATTAAGCAAACTTTCTCAATAAACGAAGTCACAGGAGAAATCCGGCTGACAAAGAAACTGGATTTTGAACAAATGAAATCTTATCACCTGAAAATTGAGGCTACGGATGGAGGAGGCCTTTCTGGAAAAGGCACTGTGGTCATAGAGGTGGTAGATGTGAATGACAACGCCCCCGAACTGACCATATCTTCGCTCACCAGCTCCGTCCCAGAAAACAGTCCTGAGACTGTGGTCGCTGTCTTCCGAATCAGAGACAGAGATTCTGGAGACAACGGAAAGATGATCTGCTCTATTCCGGATAATCTGCCCTTCGTTCTAAAACCGACTTTCAAGAACTACTACACCCTGGTAACGGAGAGCCCGCTGGACCGAGAGGAAAGAGCCGAGTACAACATCACCATCAGCGTCAGCGACCTGGGGACGCCCCGGCGGCACACCCAGCACAACCTGACCGTGCGCGTGGCCGACGTCAACGACAACGCGCCCGCCTTCAGCCAGCCCGCCTACACCCTGCGGGTCCGCGAGAACAACAGCCCCGCCCTGCACATCGGCACCGTCCGCGCCACCGACGCCGACGCGGGCGCCAACGCCCAGCTCACCTACTCGCTGCTGCCGCCCTCCGACCCGCACCTGCCCCTCGCCTCGCTCGTGGCCATCAACCCCGACACCGGCCAGCTCTTCGCCCTGCGCGCCCTCGACTACGAGGCCCTGCGCGCCTTCGACTTCCAGGTGCGCGCCGCCGACCGCGGCGCGCCCGCGCTCAGCAGCCAGGCGCGGGTGCGCGTGCTCGTGGCCGACGCCAACGACCACGCGCCCGTCGTGCTCTACCCGCCGCCCAACGCCTCGGCGCCCTGCACCGAGCTGCTGCCCCGGGCGGCCGAGCCGGGCTACCTGCTCGCCAAGGTGGTGGCGGTGGACGGCGACGCGGGCCAGAACGCCTGGCTGTCCTACCGGCTGCTGCAGGCCACCGAGCCCGGGCTCTTCGGCGTGGGCGCGCACAGCGGCGAGGTGCGCACGGCCCGGCCGCTGAGCGAGCGTGACGCGCCCCGGcagcggctgctgctgctggtgcggGACCACGGCGAGCCGCCGCTCTCGGCCAGCGTCCCGCTGCACGTGCTGCTGGTGGACGGCTTCTCGCAGCCCTACCTGCCGCCGCCCGAGGCCCCCGGCCGGGCGCCGGGCGCCGGCGCCGGCGCGGACGAGCCGCTCACCGTCGCCCTGGTGGGGGCGCTGGCGTGCGTGTCGGCGCTGCTGGTGGGGGCGCTGCTGGCCTTGGCGGCGGGGCGGCTGtgccggcggggcggggcggcctcGGCGGGGGGCTGCGCGGGGCCCGCGGAGGGCGGCGTCCCGGGCCAGCTGCTGGACGTGGGCGGCACGGGCACCCTGGCCCACGGCTACCGCTACGAGGTGTGTCTGGCGGGAGACCGCAGAACTGGTGAGTTCCAATTCCTGAAGCCGGTTTTCCCCAACCTCTTGCTTCAGGACCCTGAGGGAGAAATTAAGAACAGCCCCAACTTCAGGAATAGCTTAGTACTCAATTAA